The Burkholderia mayonis genome window below encodes:
- a CDS encoding DUF1993 domain-containing protein: MALSMYDVSIPALIRGLNNLSAVLDKGDAHARSQGIDPAELVRARLRDDMYSLDAQVQRASDTAKGCGARLAGIAVPSFADTETTFAELRARVGKTIDFLKTIQPVQLDGSETRTIELPLRDGVMTFDGKSYLLGFALPNFYFHTTTAYDILRYKGVPLGKMDYLGGR; the protein is encoded by the coding sequence ATGGCACTGTCGATGTACGACGTCTCGATTCCCGCGCTGATTCGCGGCTTGAACAACCTATCGGCCGTGCTCGACAAGGGCGATGCGCACGCGCGCTCGCAGGGCATCGATCCGGCCGAACTGGTTCGTGCGCGGCTTCGCGACGACATGTACTCGCTCGATGCGCAGGTCCAGCGGGCGAGCGATACCGCGAAGGGATGCGGCGCGCGGCTCGCGGGCATTGCGGTGCCGTCGTTCGCCGATACGGAAACGACGTTTGCCGAACTGCGCGCGCGCGTGGGCAAAACGATCGATTTCCTGAAGACGATCCAGCCGGTGCAGCTCGACGGCAGCGAAACGCGCACGATCGAGCTGCCGCTGCGGGACGGCGTGATGACGTTCGACGGCAAATCGTACCTGCTCGGTTTCGCGCTGCCGAATTTCTATTTTCATACGACGACCGCGTACGACATCCTGCGCTACAAGGGCGTGCCGCTCGGCAAGATGGATTATCTCGGCGGGCGCTGA
- a CDS encoding DnaJ family domain-containing protein, with translation MKLLDALVEQRIAAAAARGAFDDLPGAGAPMELDDDLLVPEEVRVANRILKNAGFVPPAVEQLRALRNLQDELRAVSDRATRCRLQAKMLALDMALESLRGGPMVVPREYCRRIAERLSERVLGDAQGEAGPM, from the coding sequence ATGAAACTGCTTGACGCTCTAGTCGAACAACGCATTGCCGCTGCCGCCGCGCGGGGGGCGTTCGACGATTTGCCGGGCGCCGGCGCGCCGATGGAACTGGACGACGATCTGCTCGTTCCGGAAGAGGTGCGCGTCGCGAATCGGATCCTGAAGAACGCGGGCTTCGTGCCGCCCGCGGTCGAGCAACTGCGGGCGCTGCGCAACCTGCAGGACGAACTGCGCGCGGTCAGCGATCGCGCGACGCGTTGTCGTCTGCAGGCGAAGATGCTCGCCCTCGACATGGCGCTGGAGTCGCTGCGCGGCGGCCCGATGGTCGTGCCGCGCGAATACTGCCGCCGCATCGCCGAGCGTCTGTCCGAGCGCGTGCTCGGCGACGCGCAGGGCGAAGCGGGGCCGATGTGA
- the tadA gene encoding tRNA adenosine(34) deaminase TadA, translated as MRPADAPAVGVLPVPPDEPQSPLASADAERDRRYMRLALEAAEEARSAGEVPVGAVIVRGDEVIARGFNHPIGGHDPSAHAEMAALRAAARALRNYRMPGCELYVTLEPCLMCSGAIMHARIARVVYGATDPKTGACGSVVDAFADARLNHHTTVEGGVLADECGAALRSFFAERRQAIREARRAQQAPDAPPRDE; from the coding sequence GTGAGGCCCGCCGACGCGCCAGCAGTCGGCGTTCTGCCGGTTCCGCCCGACGAACCGCAATCGCCGCTCGCGTCGGCCGACGCCGAGCGCGATCGCCGCTACATGCGCCTGGCGCTCGAAGCCGCCGAGGAAGCGCGCTCGGCAGGCGAAGTGCCGGTCGGCGCGGTGATCGTGCGCGGCGACGAGGTAATCGCCCGCGGCTTCAACCACCCGATCGGCGGCCACGATCCGTCCGCTCATGCCGAGATGGCCGCGCTGCGCGCCGCCGCGCGCGCGCTGCGCAATTACCGGATGCCGGGCTGCGAACTGTACGTGACGCTCGAGCCTTGCCTGATGTGCTCGGGCGCGATCATGCACGCGCGGATCGCGCGCGTCGTGTACGGTGCGACCGATCCGAAGACGGGCGCGTGCGGCAGCGTCGTCGACGCGTTCGCCGATGCGCGCCTGAACCATCACACGACGGTGGAAGGCGGCGTGCTCGCCGACGAATGCGGCGCGGCGCTCAGATCGTTTTTCGCGGAGCGGCGGCAGGCGATCCGCGAGGCCCGCCGCGCGCAGCAGGCGCCCGACGCGCCGCCGCGCGACGAATGA